GTTAAGCAATGCATGTGTGTATCATTATTTTGCACCATATCATGAAAACCTGTTCAAAGTCTGTTTTAAGCAAAAACTTTCTACCTTTTCCCCATACAGAATTCTGTCTATGGGACAGACCACACAGGCAGTTCCAGCCCCAAACAACTCCTTGACCTGTAGTGAAGATAAAATCATAATGATTAAATTTAACAAATATCTTAAGTCATGTAATGCACACGtgcatgacatacatgtatattttgataaaaaattttcattgaaaatttcACTGGAAACAAGAGTCTATGACACTGATTTCATGGACACATGCTGTAGAcaaattgtacagtaacagtactGTAGGAACTGaggtacatgcatgtgtgtctTTGCAAAATATAGTTAAGCTTCATGGGTGTAGAGGATACTTTGGCTATGAAGTTTTTTTAAGCagcatacaaccatgtactgcaaaagttcgcggggatttaatttcgcgatagcgggaaaatggacttttcacggtggatttaatttcgcggtagcaccatgcactgtagtctcttactgttattaaaaaaatttcgcggtggttttaaattcgcttCATAGCTTCATAGGTGCAAAGGATACTTTGGTAGTAAAGTATTTTTAagcagcatatacatgtatatgattagaAGACAAAATACAAGGTACATACAGATACATTAAAAACATAACCTACTCTGTTCTCCTCGAGTCCCTTGATCAAATCTTGCATCGTGAAGGTTCTCTCTGTCACTTTGCACTCATTCTGTGAAAGAAGTTCAAAATTAATGCACTGTGCAAAAAGATCATGAAAACTCATACTAGTATAAGATCATAAATGGTTGTGGGGTTTTAAGATGAACTTTCTACAATTAGAAGGTGGACCAAATCCACAAATCTTGAAACTTGAACAGTTTTATTATGCCATTATCAACAATCTATTTGTTAATGTTCTCTGATGCAGCACATCTCTCATTTTCGACTATCTGCCAgcacaattttttcttcttcttgtaacATAAACAGTGTACCAACTGGTAAGTTGGGCCGAGGACCGCAGGGCTTGGAAGACTTGGCGTGGAAGACTTAATATGTGGATTGTACAAATGCATTTCTGCCCCTACAGCTGGTGAGGGTTTGGGACTGGTGAGGCAGTGTTCttgccagcctgaatttttttctgtcccctggattttgaatggaaatcctcaAGGCGCAACGATTCTAGGGGGTCTCTGCagaatctagaccctctgaaatgctttttcctttatttttagGGGTAAAGTTTGTCTATTACaggggacagaatgggcaaaatttttgtccttccCCAGCAACAAAATTCCGTCaaataaaaaatcaaagaaCGGAAGCTGGATAGAACTCTGTGGTCAGGTGAACATAACAGAGGTCCTTGACAGCTACACTGTACCAAGTGAAGACAACACAAGCCATGAACTGACCCATCCTCGTGCCAGGTCCAGCAGGCTTCTCCTGGTCACCCCCGGGAGGATGATCCCCTCCAGGGGAGGGGTCACCAGCTCAGGCTCTGTACAGGAAACAAGTCAATGTTGTGCACACCCATATTACATTATACTGTATgaagtagaagccagttaatgaCACAACGGATTATctcacacttctgttaattgcatggaaGCCAAAAAGTCCTGTTGTGGTGCAGCGCAGCTGCATAACGAAATACACtagcaaatggggtgtgcaattaaacggcttctattGTATAATACAGGGTATATATGACGAGTGGAACTTTGATGAATACTCATAATTGTACAAGTAAAGACCGTCATTCacaatctgcaagcagatgttgacTACAGGTAGATGATCTTAAGGTTTTCTGATCAGATAGTTGAGGTAGTGTACggttaaaggaaaaaaagtacATCAATAAACGTTTTAAGGttttacatttgtttttgtacCCCTACATCTGCAGGGAGATTGGATCATTCATGCTAACAAAACGTATTACATATTATATTATTAAGTCAATTCCATCCTGTTGTGATTGACACTATAGTACAAACGGTGGAACATGATGATCTCACCTCCACTTTCATTCTCCCAGTACATGAAGATATTCATGGTGCCAACCTCTGTTAGCTGCAGGAAGGAAACAACAGTCATGTAGACTAACATAAAGCTCAGAATGCAATTCAAGGATGAACAAATGCTGAATTCAAGTAAGTGAAATGGTCATATTTGGACCAGAAGATATTGTACTCATTCGTCTGTGAATAGGTTAAATTTCAAATTAGTCACATCTCTATCACCTTAATTTGACATTGATTTCAAACTGGTTTAATTCAGAGTAATGCCCAATGATAATTTGAAGGGGGAACAAGTCTGGGACCAAATCCTTCTCACTACATTGCCACCTACATTATGCAGGTGCAATGCACGGGGAGTACTTGGCGAATCAAAATCAGAATTGACCTGAACAACTAAACAAGGTATTAGAGGTACCTAGATACCTTCTGGGCCTGTGTACcttaacaaatttcaggtacaggtacaggtacaggtacaagggtttaggtacaggtccgaacctgcacctgtacctaaaaaaagtttaaccaagtattgtaagttaaacatgtatctaactgtcttttctagtggtagattgtcatctttgtatggggaattacatatttgaatctcaaaacaatttctttgcaagttttcgtaagtttcaactgcaagattatcaccaatgtcattgttgattcgggatttacttgtccagcagtcttaaatttaaaaagtagtgtttaatagtgatttagtttgtttaggtacaggtacaggtacacagatgttcaggtccggacctgtacctaaacaattttttaggtacgaTACAGGtagggtatttaggtacacagccctatgtTGAAGTTCTGGCTGAGTGTGTACAAACAACATTCTTCTCTTATCAAATATAGAAATGAAGTCCCAACATGAGCCAGACCTGGTGATCGTCTCCATACAGCCAGAGAACCTGCTGACAGCCGCGCCGCTCTGCCTCCTTCTGGATCCGGATAGTGGGGCCGTAGTTACTGGAAATATAATGAGGACTGATTGAACTGACTCCTACAATTGAACTCTGTGCTGCTTACTTACTGCTTAAGTCAAGTCCATCCGGCCTCAAGTTGAAATGGCAGCCCATGTGTCCCTGTCAATCATTGCTCTATGTAAGTTGTCGACTTCCAGGCCTGTGTCATTCCTAAGGGTGTCTATGTGCAGAACTCTGTGCAGAACTCTGTATAGAACTGTTACAGCTGTACTGTAATACATAACTCACCAGTTATTTGAAGATACATGGGGGGTATTTCCGGTGCTCACCATGGCAACTGCCCCGTGACAAACATCCCTTACGATTATTGTTCACATGTGCTGGTTCCAAGGATGAATATAGatgcatgttacatgtttcTGCAATCGGTGTATAATATGTGTATCATTCTTTCAGCTCGACCTAATGGCATCCATCTCATTCAGTGAAACATGTACTATAGaacttttttgttcttttctgctGCAAATTTTCTGTTACATGAAACAACCTTTGTACTGACATTATTGACAAAGAATTTTACTCCTTCCAAGATTCTTAGGATTAGGCTACATGACTGTGTACTTAACTCAGAGTCAGGCATGGCTTAGGTGGTGACTCTAGGAAAAGGCCTTTTTACTATATATTCTATTAGCCTATTTATGGACATTACAACTTTATAATCAATACAAAATGCAGGCTACTGATTGGTTAACCAATTCTAACTACATGATAATAAAGGGATGTCCCGGCCCTATCACTCTGAGAAATGAACAGAAACTCCCACTCACGATCCGAGCTTGTAGTTCCCGACGCCTCCCCTGAAGGCACGGATGTACTGCGGGTCTGCCATGAGGGACACCGGGTTGAACGCTCCCGTCTTGAAGTACGAGCCGACCGGACCCAGCAGCACAAACAACATGGCCTCTTCTGCCTGCGAAACTCCCAGGGTGGGCTGGGCATGAAAGTAGGCAGCAAAAAATTACAAAGAATTTAACAGAAACTCTCATAATTCTAACGGGTGCCAAAATACCACAACAAGagagaaaaataaatgaatttaaagtgatttaaGGAGATATACCAAAtgaatgcagcatcagtaatcctgaggtatataaCATACACTTCACTAGCTggcagatatttaggtgttcaagacaatcttgataAGGCCTCTagagcaatttttttttttcaggtgatGGTATTATGGCACTTGATAGAATTGAGTGTTGATGTTACAAATTTCCTTTCGTACAATTAACTTAAAGATAAAATTTTTCCTTAAAATTTCTGTTACTCTATCTATATTTATATGATAGTGGTTTATACGAGCTCCAATGAATGGTGACCGAACAAGGTTGGATACTGGCAAATTTCAAACACACACTTAGACAAGAACATTGTAAGCATGTCCTTTTTTCACTTAACTTTTGTTGTATATTCATCCGTCTACTGGAACCTGACAATTTCTGTAAAAGCTTTGATCCTGCCTCCAAACCttacatacaaaacattaaaGCAAAGACATCGAATCCTGACCCACCTCTGTGCCGATCATTGTAGGTCTGATGTACAAACTGCAGTCTTTAGCAGCTGGGACCCAGTCTTTGTCAACATCTATCAGCTTGGAGATGCACTGGATCAACTCTTCACCATCAAAATTCtgaaagattaaaaaaacaaaataacaaacaaaaacaacaacaacatgaaatCAGAATACAGACATCTCGAACATTTTTCTCCATTCTACAACTGTATAAGCTTGTCTTTGTCATTTAATCCTCGTGAGAGGGTAAACAACACACAATAACCCGCTGATAGTGGCTGTGGTAAAATTTCTGCAGTACCCGTCTTACTCTCTAGGAGGCAGTTTTTACTGCCAAGCTGATGCCCTGATTGGCCTGAACAGGAATTTGggcatactagtactagtagtcaggaaaaatgtttgaaaagtgAAGAATGAAGATTATGTCAGTTTGTTATGGATAGCCACCCTTTGTATATTCTGCAATCCTTAACTTCTTAAGTATTTCTTCAAGTTGTTCAACTTCATGGCACAAATTTGCTTTAAAAAATATTACAGAGGTTGCAATAACATGTATCTCAAAATTTAACATCCAATGAATATTGACTGTGCATTGAAAGTACATTATGGACAAAACTGCATGCAGGGATTTGCCTGGATGTTGTCTCCCGATTACGCTATAACAGTCACATCTACAAACCAAGACCTGGACAGAAGCTTTTGGGAACCCGgagaacaaaacacaaagaacacCTAAAATTCAGTCATAAGCATAACTTGTGTCTATTCCTttaaaaacacttttatttttcgtttccacaaacatagAAGCTAAGCCCCTATATGGAAATGTGACTGTGGCATAAGACATTATTTTGGGAGAATTGCTCTAAAATCATACATATGCCAAGCTAGGACAGTGCCACCAAGGCTTTGCAGCAAGGAGAAAAGATCGGACGGGTAACTTACAGGTAGGGCGGCTCTAGCAGCAGTGCTGTTCATCCTCTCCATGTTGGCTTCAGGACGGAACAGTCTCAGTTTGTTGTCCACACCTCGGTAGGCCTTCATGCCCTCAAACAGCTACAAGTGCAACCAGAGGAGGCAGATAAATATTATTAATGTTGGTCTAGGTGAATTGTTCATGgaggaaaaaaaggagaaacttGGCAGTTTACTTGTGCCATGTGTCAAGTGTAGCTGTGTAAGGTCTCAAAAGCATATCGGTCATTCAAACATGAGGAATAGTGCAGAGATGGCAAAAAATTTGGTGAGTTGTTCGTTTGAATGGCAAATGCTATATTGTGACTTTATGATTTATTGCTTTTCGGTGAGATTTCAATCTGAAAACAGACTCATTACACTCTGGCCACTTGTGTTAGGAAAGTAGGTAAAACAAAGGCTTTGAATAAATGAGAAAGTGTATACAAATTTAAAGCACAAAAAGAAGAATAATGAGAGTATATAATTTAATCAACAATGAAGTGAGATATTTTTCTCAGATGAGCATTTCTAACCCTGGTTGACGTCAAAGCTCACTCTAAAACAAACGTCATGTCGCCAACTTCAAGTACCAAATGGAAGCTGAGCATCCTAAAGATGATAAGGAGAGGATATTTTCATAGAAGGAGAGGCTGTTTTCCAATTTATGTAATGGAGGCCTGCACGTAATCAATGTGAATGAACTGTAATGACAGACTGTGAAAAGTTCTTGAAAAGCACATAAAGTGAGCTAAATAAAGCAGTTAAATGCTGCATCACGCTAGAAGTGGTGCTTATCATATACCATCATAAAGTGTTTTCTGGGTTCTGTGTCAAGACTGTGTCATCATGCTATTCCTGTACACATGGCAATTTGTGGATTTTATGGGACAGAATGAGTGCTTTTGACATTTCACTCTGCCTTGAAGATTTAGTATTCTCCTGACACACTCAAGCGTTCCATCCCCGAGCACACTACTGTTATAGCATCCTTACagcaaaacacatacaaacatgtcatAAACTCATACTTTCAATTATAACAGCTGCCATTTTTCATCAGACTTTCAACAGACTTTGCTCGAGGAATCTCGAGGATCTGCCTTCGATGTAGGAAAGCCCTCCCTCCTAGATCTCCATTAGCAAAGCCTACAGTCTCCCCAAAGGTAGGAGTTGTTCTACAGCACTTCGTAGGTATTCTAAAAGATCAGAGGGAAAATCTTACAAGCACTTTCCTGGAGGAGTACATtcattttagtatttttactTTATGGTGTTTCCAAACAAGCCTTCAACGCATTACCAAACAGCAATGAAAACTTTTAGTTGTGCCTTGAAGTTGTGAATGCATGTAAAGTGTCAATGAGAATGTGGCAACGTGGCAACATGCTACATTGTGTGGTTAGGCAAATCAATACAGATATTGCCaacatgataagaaaaaaagacacaacaaCAACTTGAGAGTCCAAGCCAACTTCAGGAAAATTAGGAGATTGGTTTCGGGTACTTATGGGGcagtaaagaaaaaaaggtgcTTTCAAGGACTGCTTACGTGTCAGAACACAGGGCTGGGTACTTTAAGTTTACATAGTAGTGTTGTGTGTGGCATAACTGTGGCGTTCAGTGTTGGGCTCTGAATCAAGAGGTCCCCAGTTCAACACCGCCATGCCCACCAcgttttgcccttgggaaaggcactttacacgaccttcctcgcTTCACCAAAGAGTAAAATGGGTAAATGATTTCAGTAGGGAAGATAAAATACTATCTAATACCTTCATTCTGTACGTATGTGatactgttaaaataagttactaaaacTTAGGACAGTGCAGTGCCatatcgtcctcgtctgtccgaaagcaaatatagaaaaaaggatagaaatagaaaaagaatTACTTTTACCTAAATTTTTACTTTCACCCAACACTAACCTCCACAGAGTAGTGCAGTGCCTTGGCCCCTGGGTGTAGCTGTAGGGGCTGCAGGGGGGTGATTTTGGGGTGCTTCCAGCCATCCTTGCTCGTCCACTCCACGGTCAGCATGTGGTCAGTGAAGTTCTTGCCGAAGACCAACTCGCTGGGCTCCGGCTTAGGCTGGGGGTTCTTGGTCAACTCGATCTCCAAGTCTTTGTACTGGAAAGcatgtacattatactgtaTGGTTGAAATACTGAAGCTCAATATTGAGCTGTGATATAGTGATGCAAGGGTCTGAATATTGATATCAGTGCCTCCTCTACCGATTAGAAGTCGACATAAGTTAGAGGAGGCACAAGATATGTTGACCTTGGGTAAGGGAGACTCTATAGAAAAAATCTAACAGGTACACAAAACAATCATCAGTGTACTATATAGTATAAAATagaaagtttgactgtaaattaGTCGTCTTAAAAGTTGGGGCTTTGTAAAATGTACTACCGTAGACAATAGTTGATTCTTTTCAGCAGAGGGAagacatttcttcttttgtatGTCGGCCACTACTGCAGAAGTAAAGACTGGTAATTGCTTTAATTTCCCCCACAGGAAACAAGGGAGCCAATTGGGTGAAGGTCCTGACTGTCAAGTTAAAActgaaatgtccattttgcccaGAATGACTCACCCTGAAAGAAGCAGCAGAAGCCATGCCTCTTCTCCACAACATTGTTCCTGAGACTTTTCCATGGTGAACTGCCTGGAAGTGGAATAAAGAAGAATGTATGATTAATCTACCATTGATTTATACTAAGTTCTTTTCCTTATGTGATTGTAACTAGTCTATCTTTATTATAATGATGCTGTTTTACCTTCTTTAGTTGGTGTTCTTTTCTTCCCATTGTAGTTTTGTTAATCATCTTTTGGATCTGTGGTTTAGCTTCGTATCTGTTAAAGTTTACTTTAGTTAGTAGCCTCTTTCTCTATTTCATTTATGTAATCTTTTATGCTTCCATGTATgagtttatttatgtttatttgaaatgcaataaaaaaaacttatgaatgaagaaataagcaaatgtatgaatgaatgaatattacCATTAGATCGATGGATGAAAAACATCAATGTGGCTGTCTTGAGTTATTTAAAATCCATTTCCTATTGATATCACAGCAATAtggaaatatgaaaatgtaaagaaaactaAGTAGGGACTACCAGGTACAAGATCCCAGCTAGGCTTgccttaaaggcatttacaactgttacacCTGGTCTATACGTCTTGTGTTCAGACACTTACTTACACACTGGCCTTTACATATACGAAATCTTAGCTAAGCTTGCATAGGAGGCAGTCTCTGTcttagatacagtcaaacctccccgagcgaccacctcttctcagcgaccacctggccaattcgaccgctttttctcggtcccgattttttttcctattgacgtaagcattaagcgaccttttctcaacgaccacctggccaacgcgaccgcgaccggcccaaattgggccccttaacgaccgcatcattttcaaaattgaggttttcatcgattttttatgataactagcgcgattttgtgccgaaatcgaccagtttgcgtcggattttgactgccattacgatgttatgtttagaataaaaattgcggcggtcaatgggtgggtcaatggggcagtctactgtaatatgggaggaaatttcttagaaagatctgtgtagctcataccttttaaataaagatctgtgtgagtgcctttgtccaactgtactgtacattcacccttgggtaagtacgctattgggacgtaccgggcatagaattcgaaaggtgcaccgtagttatttcagatacggcaaTCAAGAACACAGCTTGTAtaatggtaactgacagcatcaaagttcccttactgtctcaAACGTTagtgcagggctttagccagcgtccgtttttccgtcaattgacggaaatttgctgcgtctgacggaaaaattttaaaaccaatccgtcaaccttgacggacaaaaatccttggtggaagctacaggcggcttggggacgctgtccacggccgtaaaagccacacactgtttgttttgctattgttatgattgttgacaatgtgtgtcggcgccctttcgcatacgataatctcattaaaacccgtttttcaaggtctcagttcagtccttctaattaattttcgcggttttcgcgacgaatgtaattggctgacggaaaaaaatttcgagctggctaaagccctacgttagtgtacaaatattatactgtatcgtatagaagctggggttaaatttacaatttacagtgtgcgtgttgtatttgacattaaatacctcgcttctttgcgtacgtgcagtgtgcttgctatttgccattaaacacaacggaaaccgttatactttgcatagggcatgttttgagtcgatactcttctcagcgaccacctgtccaaatcgaccgtttttgtccggtcccccgggtggtcgtcttgggcaggtttgactgtatgcttGTATTCAACGCTTAACTGTCCTTACATACCAATTGTGCTTGTGTGTTGAAGGAAGTTACAGTCTTAAAATTCTAGTTAATACTAGATTAAAAGATATTAACTTCTATCAACATAAATTTGGAGAAAGGAAACAATGAAAGCGCATATGTACAGGCACCTGCAGTGTTTACAAATGTGACAGTACAAATTGTACaatcaatacatgtacgtactaagttcattgtacatgtgcacGTCAGTCTGCTTTCCCTGGCTGACTTGAGCAGGCTTTGCCGCACCCTCCCCTGTCTGCAGAATTAATTTAGCTGTTGCACAGAGAGGCCAGATTAATGAGGGTGTCATTCGGCATGCAACAAAGACGTAACAGTACAAAGTACCAGTCCTGCTGCCTAGAGGGAGGGTTTGGGGACAGCCAATATGCGATATTCATCACAAATGAAGTCCCAAAAAGGGAGCAGCGATTCACCCTGAACTAAACTGACCGCAGCGTTCTGCGAAGGCGAAGATTTATGGCACAAAGAAACTTTCCGACCACTTAAACCCGAGAAGAAGATCACGGTTGGCTCTTTGTTTCTGGTGGCGAAATCTTTGCCAACAGTCACAGATGCACGTTACGACCCCCTTGGAAGCACCTTTGCCTGCCATATTGTGCCTAATAGATACCGACACCATTAGGGAATCACTGGTTTGTAAGTTACATCTCGGGTCAAGGTGGGAATGAGCGAGAAAGTGTGCCTTTGGCTGGATTGTAATATACACGgagcagaaatgtttgtgaGAAGTGGTGGTCTTGCCACCCCTTTTAAAGGAAACGTTCGGTGGAAGAAAGACGAATATGCTAACTTAGTTAGGATCGCTGAAGTTCAAGTTGCACAGTTCCGCTTTCAATCATGGTTGTCATGAACTTGTATTCAACTTTTCACCATAATCTTCATTGAAACAACAAAAGTAAAGTTATTGTAAGGGATCTCCTAATAGAATGTAATTGAATTTATATTAGGATGGAGTGTATCCATTCTTTTGAGAGATCAGAAAGAAACTGGAGTGCAGCTTTGGGCACTATTTGCTATTATCTTCAAATCCATCATTGTCATCTCATTCTGACAGAATGAGCAAAACTTCTGGTCGCTGGGAATTCTGTGGTACCCTCCAACTTTTACACATGTACGTTCAATCTATAACAGCTACAGTTTCTTATCTTTGTGATAACATATACAGGCCTGGTCATCTTGAAAGATTTGAACTATATCAAAGATTCATGCAAGGGATATTTTGCTATATACCTTGGAGGGAATGTAATATAACTGATGACTGTGAAACTTGTATATCACACAGTTAAAAACAGATTTTCATCTACATTTTGATCCACACATGAAACTCATCTGTTCTAAAGCCCACAAAATAGTTGCCCACTCTACACTAAAACAGTAAAAGTAGcatattggtcttcaaaaatAGTACAATattatttttctgtattttttatgatttactCGTCAACAAATATTCTTGTCAATTTTCTATCAATTTTTGTGGCCTTACAAATCCTTCAGTCATCTTGTCCGACTGAAGAAGTATCACTCTTTAAGAGCCTATAGCTTTAAGCATAATCTTCCACTCAGTCAATATTGTACACAATGATGTATGTAGTTATTTGTATGTCTTCACCTAATTTATCGTAACAGTTGAAGCTTTTATTTGACAGATAAAAAAGGGCAAGGTAGGAAAAGTTGCACATTAATAAATCTCCACCTGTTCGCACTTATGTAGGCACTGCCATTGTGGCAGGGCCTTTGGCAATGGCGGAAGTTGAcacgaaaaaaacaagaaaggatgcGGGAAATTGGCACTTACAGGTGCTCCCTTCAGCTGTGGGCTGGGATAAGTGGTATCGTGATTGATACACAAGGAAAAATACACAATTTCTGACAATTTGTCATCCATTACTCTTTGTGTACCTTGGGGAATAAACCAGGTTTTTATCTACCAAGTTGAATAGCTCGGAGAGTCTGATATGGACAGGGGTCTGTAGGTGATGAGGTGGGTTCGATATTTGTGTACTGTTACTTTACGTGTCCACCAGGCAACGATTAAGGTAACAGTGATGCACGGGCCCGCAGTGTGGGCATGATATCTATAGCTAGGATTACATGATTTACAGCTACAGAACTTTAAGTAAAAGTCCAACTTTTGCAGGGGGAGAACAGTCCTATAAATCATTGTAAGCTTgg
The sequence above is drawn from the Branchiostoma floridae strain S238N-H82 chromosome 4, Bfl_VNyyK, whole genome shotgun sequence genome and encodes:
- the LOC118413145 gene encoding branched-chain-amino-acid aminotransferase, mitochondrial-like, translated to MDISYNVHAFQYKDLEIELTKNPQPKPEPSELVFGKNFTDHMLTVEWTSKDGWKHPKITPLQPLQLHPGAKALHYSVELFEGMKAYRGVDNKLRLFRPEANMERMNSTAARAALPNFDGEELIQCISKLIDVDKDWVPAAKDCSLYIRPTMIGTEPTLGVSQAEEAMLFVLLGPVGSYFKTGAFNPVSLMADPQYIRAFRGGVGNYKLGSNYGPTIRIQKEAERRGCQQVLWLYGDDHQLTEVGTMNIFMYWENESGEPELVTPPLEGIILPGVTRRSLLDLARGWNECKVTERTFTMQDLIKGLEENRVKELFGAGTACVVCPIDRILYGEKDLHIPTMDTGAVVCRRLYQELTDIQFGRVSHDWVRPIES